A segment of the Candidatus Manganitrophaceae bacterium genome:
TCAAGAAAACAGAGAAAGTTGGATGGAGATCGGAAGGATATTCGCCTGAAGTCGCCGCCGAACTCCGAGCGAATAGGGTTAAGACCGCCCGACACAAGGAAAAGGTCCAATCGGCCAAGGAAATACGTTTTGAAAGGCAGAAGACAAATCGAACGATTGGAGAGTTGAGGACTGCCTACTTTGAAAGCGAGCGTGGCTTAAATCTTAAAGGAAGAACGACTGACCTCAATCGCTACGAAAAACACCTACAGAAAGCCTTTTCAAGGAAAAGGGTTGATACGCTCTCCCCTCTTGACGTTGAGCGGGTCAAAAGAGATATGAGGGACCATGCCCCGGCCACTGTTTTTAACACCCTTGAGTTGCTGAGGCGGCTCATCAATTACGGAGTCGAACAAGGACTTTGCCTCCCTCTCTCCTTCAAGATAAAGTTTCCCAAAAAAGACAACGAGGTCACGGAATATTTAACCCCTGAAGAGGCACAGAGCTTGATGGAGGTCCTTGAACGCTGGCCGAGTAAAGATGTATCTCGAATGCTTCAAGTTGTCTGGCTGACCGGCCTACGGCGGGGGGAAATTTTTAAACTTGCAGATCGTGACTGTGATTTCGTACAAAAGATCATCAGACTTCGGAATCCAAAGGGAGGAAGGACTACCGAAATCCCGATGTCTGAGCCCGTTGAAACAATCCTCCAAGCGCAGATGGCCTGGAGGGAGAAACGCTTCCCTGGATGCCTTTTTTTATTCCCTGGTCGTTACGGGAAACAACGAATAGATTCCAGCGCGGTAGACCGAATAAAGACTGAGGCGAAATTGCCTAAGAGCTTCCGGATTTTTCACGGTTTGAGGCATCACATGGCCGTGACCCTTGCCAACTCCGGGGAATTTACGATTGACATGATCGGTGAACTGTTGACCCATAAGAACCACGCCATGACGAAGAGGTACGTTGATTTCTTGCCAGGTGCGAAAAAGAAAGCGGCAAGCCGGGCGGCTGAATTATTAAAAGCCCACGCAACGGATATCCAGAGGAAAAATGTTGGTCAGTTGGAGGACAATAATAATGGATAAGTTTGAGGTCAAGGAAAACTTCCCCGGCACAAATGATAAGATTACATTCACAGAATACAAATTTTCGGATGAAGAGAGGACAGGTTTCTTGGAGATATTGAGAAACTACGATCAAGATAAAGTTCATAATTTCCTTAGACACCTATCCTTTATTTGCCACCAAAGGATTTCTCTAAAAGAGCATCCATCATTACAATGTATGAAAGACTACGCTAGTCCCATGTTATTAAATTTTAATAAAACAATCTCGTACTTGAGTAATCTAAAAAAAGGATACCTTAATGAGGAGCATAAAATTCCTTTCTACTTCCTCGATAAAGTAGGCGGAAAGGATCACTTTATTCCA
Coding sequences within it:
- a CDS encoding site-specific integrase, which encodes MASILQQVNTVKWTGVFCYASENKKHRGKPDVCYYITFKVDGFKKTEKVGWRSEGYSPEVAAELRANRVKTARHKEKVQSAKEIRFERQKTNRTIGELRTAYFESERGLNLKGRTTDLNRYEKHLQKAFSRKRVDTLSPLDVERVKRDMRDHAPATVFNTLELLRRLINYGVEQGLCLPLSFKIKFPKKDNEVTEYLTPEEAQSLMEVLERWPSKDVSRMLQVVWLTGLRRGEIFKLADRDCDFVQKIIRLRNPKGGRTTEIPMSEPVETILQAQMAWREKRFPGCLFLFPGRYGKQRIDSSAVDRIKTEAKLPKSFRIFHGLRHHMAVTLANSGEFTIDMIGELLTHKNHAMTKRYVDFLPGAKKKAASRAAELLKAHATDIQRKNVGQLEDNNNG